The Porites lutea chromosome 11, jaPorLute2.1, whole genome shotgun sequence genome includes a region encoding these proteins:
- the LOC140952948 gene encoding ubiquitin carboxyl-terminal hydrolase 30-like, producing the protein MDGRSLTVFAAAAAIGASFYVFLTPDGKKKKGVKRDHPPGLVNLGNTCFMNSILQGLAFLPSFAAWLQDISDEGDGNSLTSLAMELKKIMKALNNGCMEGEEVICPDSVLKALSSHGWIIPSEQQDAHEFFHALSSTLDDEMGELPGVMNLSDVAIVEKNDVNEDKSMVHRNKVPLRRDCNKPHLPFHGLLASQLVCKQCGTKCPVKFDSYDSLSLSLPSTFQVGLSLEDLLRTFVCSEIVDSVECNGCKERNSVQSSGSVRTSFIKRLTLGKLPQCLCIHIQRTYWHTNGIPYKNNAFIKFPEFLDMEPFLYEPLEQHSRQNGTERRFFSPTAGNGDLNGYLDELVGSFVAAGNKSTSRAVYKLMAVIVHMGTVDDGHYITYRRFETEHASKWLYASDELVEAASRDQVLLSSAYMLFYERTRK; encoded by the exons ATGGATGGTCGCAGTTTGACAGTGTTTGCTGCAGCAGCAGCGATTGGGGCAagtttttatgtatttttaactcctgatggaaagaaaaagaagggagTCAAAAGAG ATCACCCTCCTGGCCTGGTGAATCTTGGTAACACTTGTTTCATGAACTCCATTTTACAG GGCCTCGCATTCTTGCCATCCTTTGCAGCATGGTTACAAGATATTTCTGATGAAGGAGATGGAAATTCTCTTACATCTTTAGCCATGGAACTGAAGAAAATAATGAAAG CTTTGAATAATGGTTGTATGGAAGGTGAGGAAGTCATTTGTCCAGATTCTGTGCTAAAAGCCCTAAGCTCCCATGGATGGATCATACCTAGTGAACAACAG GATGCTCATGAATTCTTTCATGCCCTCTCATCTACTCTGGATGATGAAATG GGAGAACTTCCTGGTGTCATGAATCTCAGTGATGTTGCAATTGTAGAG AAGAATGATGTCAATGAAGACAAATCAATGGTCCACAGAAACAAAG TTCCTCTAAGAAGAGACTGTAACAAGCCTCATTTGCCATTCCATGGTTTATTAGCAAGTCAGTTGGTGTGTAAACAATGTGGAACAAAG TGTCCAGTCAAGTTTGATAGCTATGACAGTTTATCACTCAGTTTACCATCAACATTTCAG GTTGGGTTGTCATTAGAGGATCTTCTTCGCACATTTGTCTGCTCAGAGATCGTGGACTCTGTTGAATGTAATGGTTGCAAGGAGCGTAACTCAGTACAGTCAAGTGGCTCTGTGAGGACCAGCTTTATCAAACGACTTACGCTGGGAAAA TTGCCGCAATGCCTGTGCATCCACATTCAAAGAACTTACTGGCATACTAATGGAATACCTTACAAAAACAACGCATTCATTAAATTTCCTGAGTTCCTTGACATGGAACCGTTTTTATACGAGCCTTTAGAACAGCACTCTCGTCAGAATGGAACTGAAAGGAGATTTTTTTCACCAACAGCTGGAAATGGAGATTTAAATGGGTATCTTGATGAACTGGTTGGCTCGTTTGTCGCTGCAGGCAACAAGAG tACCAGCCGAGCAGTATACAAGCTAATGGCTGTTATTGTTCATATGGGAACTGTCGACGATGGACATTACATTACTTATCGACGGTTTGAAACGGAGCATGCGTCGAAATGGCTTTACGCTTCCGATGAACTGGTAGAGGCTGCGTCACGTGATCAAGTCTTGTTAAGCAGTGCTTATATGCTTTTCTATGAGAGAACTAGAAAATAA
- the LOC140952947 gene encoding uncharacterized protein codes for MSDGEENADTRHSCEDEQQLEKEIDKEIHKLKYFLDETDELIRLRDYTEMDIANRRAEKIVGKLSDLVSQVEELKIDHGVSARSVRQWKKDVKARYSAFLVDKEKLGKFLNNRQEEIDEEMERKRFEAKQEQQREEERRLTELRLRQEEHERRMWQEKIDAELQATHKRLELEKEARSTSAKLPKLIITPFKGTPTDWVRFENMFITQVHNKSISAEEKFGYLLEMVNPNVRAKIANLKPGEIGYKIAWERLKSEYGQSKLVVNAHVEEIVNLPVIKGSNYLKIQEFYESVSRNYDALLTMGEADMLRGFVMSTLNKIPQVRPDIVRTDENWEDWDMEALINNLRQWLKRHKVDDAPGDSGGVRPKREKHWYNKEKGDPVCIFCEGKHWGDACEVVNTIEARRQFFQEKKLCFNCGRAGHWGKQCRSRGCFKCKSKHHTSLCDKDKNRPPGDNGTVLTSYSPSADEWSLPAIIPVKIKGETFWAYLDTGAGRNFITSEAAKRLNLKAERHEVREILTVNGSKRQSMPIFNLSIESLDGKASEKIQVTGTKLRDFTTIRRPDINKLKEQYEHTKDKRFYKQIGDEYPIHVILGDSTYCRIRTEEVYKGQPGEPIVEGTTFGWVIHGGNDSNSQSFFSRDTSDYERLYDLDVLGVRDRGEDDELDVYTEFKENIVRKHDGRYEVNIPWIPGAELAGTNEEQSRRRLRNMNMKLRQKEQLKAEYTHVIEEQLEEGIVERIPSKPTGKRVFYLPHKAVVRTEAVTTKVRMVFDASAKPHPLAASINECMYTGPSLQPLLWDIMIRSRMSENLLLGDIKKAFLQIGIKEEDRDAFRFLFTLHGKEEHLRFARVPFGAEASPFILGATLRYHIDQQPEDFAETVEELRTNTYVDNLMKTGGQIEEMRKFKEETTYILEDAKFKVHKWESNIKELEDQNMPNPSKILGQVWDKEDDTLEIKIPPFSNDTPVTKKTILSHLGKVYDPLGILSPTMVQGKHIYREACDEKLGWNAVVSEKLAKAWLKWIAQLRSVKVSRSLVRQCNEVKSIDLHLFADASSLACSATTIALVKQDTGTVQGLLTSKSRISKRNTTMPRLELVAGHMAANMANNVQQALTRWPVGSITIWMDSTVALYWLMNPGNNWKVFVANRVRKIATVTEKLNISWKYCPTDKNIADLGSRGASVDKMEKGDWFTGPEWLQHEEKWPEQPTLVRSTEASEEEKPLKEVVASAREHKPDEWDQLLEGKPYWTVLRVTAWVIRFKDNTLAKKQMRKKRKGALCTDEIRQAKELWVRRAQKRIPQDTETPGWRLVEDKETGVLKCVGRIPGYRPTYLEDCLLTQKLIRHLHTEIKHLGVANTMAEVRKEWWIPKLRSKVKKMVNTCNVCKVFSTKPYGATTTADMPQFRVEASRPFETTGVDFAGPIAFKIAKKEQGKCYILLFTCATSRAVHLELTKTQTAEEFQRKLNLFIARRTRPKVMISDNASVFKSTATWMKNVRKSERLQDYLARQDINWRFNLSRSPWWGGMYERLIKDVKKTLQRHWAGHTLLLSNSRLWLSTSRRI; via the coding sequence ATGAGCGACGGCGAGGAAAACGCAGACACGAGGCACAGTTGTGAGGACGAACAACAACTAGAAAAGGAAATAGACAAGGAAATACATAAACTCAAGTACTTTCTGGACGAAACGGACGAGCTAATTAGGCTAAGGGACTACACGGAAATGGATATTGCCAACAGACGAGCGGAGAAAATCGTGGGAAAGTTATCAGATCTTGTTTCGCAAGTGGAGGAATTAAAAATAGATCATGGTGTATCTGCCCGATCGGTGAGACAATGGAAGAAGGACGTGAAGGCCAGGTATTCTGCATTCCTTGTAGACAAAGAGAAGCTTGGGAAGTTTCTAAATAACAGACAGGAGGAAATAGACGaggaaatggaaagaaaacgaTTTGAAGCCAAACAAGAACAACAGAGAGAAGAGGAGCGCCGTTTAACAGAGTTGCGTTTGCGACAAGAAGAGCACGAACGACGTATGTggcaggagaaaattgatgcagAATTACAGGCGACCCATAAACGGCTGGAACTGGAAAAAGAAGCCCGTTCAACCTCAGCAAAACTACCCAAATTGATAATAACACCGTTCAAAGGAACGCCCACCGACTGGGTGAGATTTGAGAACATGTTTATCACACAGGTCCACAACAAATCGATCAGCGCAGAAGAGAAATTTGGTTATCTGTTGGAAATGGTCAATCCAAACGTGCGAGCAAAGATAGCAAACCTGAAGCCTGGTGAAATTGGCTACAAGATAGCCTGGGAAAGACTGAAATCCGAGTATGGCCAGAGCAAGCTTGTTGTGAACGCACACGTAGAAGAAATAGTGAACCTTCCTGTCATCAAAGGATCCAATTACTTGAAGATTCAGGAATTTTACGAAAGCGTGAGTAGGAATTACGATGCGTTGCTGACAATGGGCGAAGCCGACATGCTTCGGGGGTTCGTGATGTCTACTCTTAACAAAATACCGCAAGTGAGGCCCGATATTGTGCGAACCGACGAAAATTGGGAGGACTGGGATATGGAGGCCTTGATCAACAACCTTAGGCAGTGGTTGAAAAGACACAAAGTAGATGATGCACCCGGAGACAGTGGAGGTGTACGACCCAAAAGAGAGAAGCATTGGTATAATAAGGAAAAGGGAGACCCAGTCTGTATCTTTTGTGAGGGAAAGCATTGGGGAGACGCATGCGAAGTAGTTAACACAATAGAAGCAAGAAGGCAGTTCTTCCAAGAAAAGAAATTGTGTTTCAACTGTGGCCGCGCAGGACACTGGGGGAAACAATGTCGAAGCCGAGGATGTTTCAAGTGCAAGTCAAAGCATCATACAAGTCTTTGTGACAAGGATAAGAATCGACCACCCGGTGACAACGGAACTGTGTTAACGAGCTATTCTCCTTCAGCCGATGAATGGTCATTGCCAGCCATAATACCTGTAAAGATAAAAGGAGAAACATTTTGGGCATACCTGGACACTGGAGCTGGAAGGAATTTCATTACAAGTGAAGCGGCGAAAAGGTTAAACCTCAAAGCGGAACGTCACGAAGTACGAGAGATTCTCACCGTAAACGGCTCAAAGAGACAATCCATGCCTATCTTTAACCTCTCAATTGAGTCACTGGATGGAAAAGCAAGTGAGAAGATTCAGGTAACTGGAACGAAGTTGCGAGACTTCACAACCATACGAAGACCGGATATAAACAAGTTAAAGGAGCAGTACGAGCACACCAAAGACAAGAGGTTTTACAAACAGATTGGAGACGAGTATCCTATACACGTGATTTTAGGAGACAGTACCTATTGTCGAATAAGAACCGAAGAAGTATACAAGGGACAGCCGGGAGAGCCAATTGTGGAAGGAACGACCTTTGGCTGGGTAATCCATGGCGGAAACGACTCAAATAGCCAGAGCTTCTTCAGCAGAGATACAAGCGACTATGAGCGGCTATACGACCTAGACGTTTTGGGGGTCAGAGACAGAGGTGAGGATGACGAGCTTGATGTCTACACAGAGTTCAAAGAGAACATAGTAAGGAAGCACGACGGAAGGTACGAGGTAAACATTCCTTGGATACCGGGAGCAGAACTAGCTGGAACCAATGAAGAACAAAGCCGGAGACGCTTACGGAACATGAATATGAAACTAAGACAAAAGGAACAGTTAAAGGCTGAGTACACACACGTAATTGAGGAACAACTAGAAGAAGGGATAGTCGAAAGAATCCCAAGCAAGCCAACGGGGAAACGAGTATTCTATTTGCCACACAAGGCTGTCGTTCGAACAGAAGCTGTCACAACGAAAGTCAGAATGGTGTTTGATGCCAGTGCTAAACCTCATCCTCTAGCTGCAAGCATAAACGAATGCATGTACACTGGCCCATCCCTCCAACCTCTTCTGTGGGACATAATGATTAGATCAAGGATGTCTGAGAACCTACTGCTGGGAGATATCAAGAAAGCATTCCTACAAATCGGAATAAAGGAGGAAGACAGGGACGCTTTCCGGTTTCTTTTCACCCTACACGGAAAAGAGGAGCATCTGCGATTTGCAAGGGTGCCATTCGGTGCAGAAGCCAGTCCTTTCATTTTAGGAGCCACTCTGAGATACCACATTGATCAACAGCCGGAAGATTTTGCGGAGACCGTAGAAGAGTTGAGAACTAACACTTACGTAGACAACCTCATGAAGACAGGAGGACAGATTGAGGAAATGAGGAAGTTTAAAGAAGAGACTACTTACATACTCGAAGATGCCAAGTTCAAAGTGCACAAGTGGGAGTCAAACATAAAAGAGTTGGAAGATCAGAACATGCCAAACCCCAGCAAAATACTAGGACAGGTTTGGGACAAGGAAGACGACACCTTAGAAATCAAGATTCCGCCATTCAGTAACGATACGCCAGTCACAAAGAAAACCATCCTTAGTCACCTTGGAAAAGTGTATGATCCGCTAGGCATCCTGTCCCCCACCATGGTTCAAGGAAAACACATCTACAGAGAGGCTTGTGATGAGAAATTGGGATGGAATGCAGTGGTGTCTGAAAAGCTAGCGAAAGCCTGGTTGAAGTGGATAGCTCAACTCCGAAGTGTAAAGGTCTCTAGAAGCCTTGTTAGACAGTGTAATGAAGTCAAATCTATTGATCTCCACCTCTTTGCCGACGCAAGCAGCCTGGCCTGTTCTGCAACAACGATAGCCCTAGTTAAGCAAGATACTGGCACAGTGCAAGGTCTACTGACCTCAAAGTCAAGAATCTCGAAGAGAAACACTACGATGCCCAGACTAGAACTGGTAGCAGGACACATGGCAGCAAACATGGCCAACAACGTGCAACAAGCTCTAACTAGGTGGCCCGTTGGTTCCATCACCATATGGATGGACAGTACAGTGGCACTCTATTGGCTGATGAATCCTGGAAATAATTGGAAGGTGTTTGTGGCAAATCGAGTCCGGAAGATCGCAACAGTAACGGAGAAGCTCAATATTTCTTGGAAATATTGCCCAACAGACAAGAACATAGCCGACCTAGGAAGTAGAGGCGCGTCGGTAGACAAGATGGAGAAAGGCGATTGGTTCACTGGACCCGAGTGGTTACAGCACGAAGAAAAATGGCCAGAACAACCAACACTAGTGCGTTCAACAGAGGCAAGCGAGGAAGAAAAACCACTGAAAGAGGTCGTAGCGAGCGCTAGAGAACACAAACCTGACGAGTGGGATCAGCTGTTGGAAGGCAAACCGTATTGGACTGTACTGAGAGTCACTGCCTGGGTCATAAGATTCAAAGATAACACGTTGGCAAAGAAACAGATGAGAAAAAAGCGGAAAGGAGCGTTGTGTACTGACGAAATCAGACAAGCCAAAGAACTATGGGTGAGAAGAGCGCAGAAAAGAATTCCGCAAGATACAGAGACACCAGGGTGGAGATTGGTAGAAGATAAAGAAACGGGCGTACTCAAGTGCGTTGGAAGGATTCCTGGTTACAGACCAACTTACCTCGAAGATTGTCTATTGACACAGAAGTTAATCCGACATCTTCACACAGAGATTAAACATTTGGGAGTGGCCAACACTATGGCAGAAGTAAGGAAAGAATGGTGGATTCCAAAACTAAGATCGAAGGTGAAGAAAATGGTCAACACATGCAACGTTTGCAAGGTTTTCAGCACGAAACCTTATGGAGCTACAACAACAGCAGACATGCCACAGTTCCGCGTGGAAGCCAGCAGACCCTTTGAGACTACAGGAGTAGATTTTGCCGGACCTATCGCTTTCAAGATCGCAAAGAAGGAGCAGGGAAAGTGTTACATTTTGCTGTTTACTTGCGCCACGTCGAGGGCGGTACATTTGGAATTAACGAAGACCCAGACGGCAGAAGAATTTCAGAGGAAGTTAAACTTGTTCATAGCCAGAAGGACAAGGCCCAAGGTCATGATATCAGATAACGCCTCAGTGTTCAAGTCTACAGCAACCTGGATGAAGAACGTCAGAAAGAGCGAAAGGTTACAGGACTACCTGGCTAGACAAGACATAAACTGGCGATTCAACCTATCCAGATCCCCTTGGTGGGGAGGCATGTATGAACGGTTGATCAAGGACGTGAAGAAAACCCTGCAAAGACACTGGGCCGGACACACCTTACTTTTGAGCAACTCGAGGCTGTGGTTATCGACGTCGAGAAGAATTTGA
- the LOC140952950 gene encoding PRKR-interacting protein 1 homolog — MADESDKEKAEGKSSEKPFVPRSATEIQKMKLEKLMRDPDKPVSIPELPKQWKPSEAPEFVRFVMGSSAGAGSGEFHVYRSTRRREYNRVTYIEKIAEQHELDESYHKKLEQNKTQAEEKTAKKRAKRQRKKQKKLSAKKKKQERKDDDIDKKQENSESDDDEEENEDEEEPHFIVGGQ; from the exons atGGCGGATGAAAGTGACAAAGAAAAGGCAGAAGGAAAATCATCTGAAAAACCTTTCGTTCCTCGAAGTGCGACGGAAATACAGAAGATGAAGCTTGAAAAGCTTATGAGGGACCCT GACAAACCAGTGTCAATTCCTGAACTTCCGAAGCAGTGGAAACCATCAGAAGCCCCCGAATTCGTTCGATTTGTGATGG GATCCAGTGCTGGTGCAGGGAGTGGAGAATTCCATGTTTACCGTTCTACAAGAAGAAGAGAATACAACAGAGTGACCTACATTGAAAAAATAGCAGAACAA CATGAACTTGATGAAAGCTATCATAAGAagcttgaacaaaataaaactcaagcagaagaaaaaacagcaaagaaaagagCTAAAAG acaaagaaaaaaacagaaaaagctgAGTGCTAAGAAGAAGAAACAGGAAAGGAAAGATGATG ATATcgataaaaaacaagaaaacagtgaaagtgatgatgatgaagaggaGAATGAGGACGAGGAAGAGCCACATTTCATAGTTGGAGGACAGTAG